A single genomic interval of Pyrus communis chromosome 7, drPyrComm1.1, whole genome shotgun sequence harbors:
- the LOC137739695 gene encoding beta-galactosidase 17 translates to MKYKKKNHTSASSSKLSTMVRRRSTTLTWFFLIFLSLIAFGIFVPVFALLPPLSSHSPHQQQLQHHPSTKRNQDHAKKFEISEDKFWKDGQPFQIIGGDLHYFRVLPEYWEDRLLRAKALGLNTIQTYVPWNLHEPRAGILDFDGIADLVAFLKLSQKLGILVMLRPGPYICAEWDLGGFPPWLLAINPAPRLRSSDPIFLQLVDTWWGILLPKVAPLLYGSGGPVIMVQIENEFGSYGNDKAYLHHLVSVARKHLGEDAILYTTDGGSRETLEKGTIRGDAVFSAVDFTTGDDPWPIFELQREFNAPGKSPPLSSEFYTGWLTHWGEKNAQTDAAFTAAALKKILERNGSAVLYMAHGGTNFGFYNGANTGSDESDYKPDLTSYDYDAPIRESGDVNNAKFKAIRRVVEQHSLGSIPAVPADNEKKAYGSIHVTKTGTLFDMIHYFDVVESESPISMESAGQMFGFMLYVTEYAAKDNGGGVVSVPKVHDRAQVFVMCSSEDGHGRPKYVGTFERWSNQPLTLPNTKCRSNISLFVLVENMGRLNYGPYIFDRKGILSPVYLDGRILRRWKMHLIPIGNLNEVPKINPIIQASHSGVITMSAHKRLKPKKSGNDSNVPAFYAGYISISKEDEIKDTFISLSGWGKGIVTINNFNIGRFWPLKGPQCNLYVPAPVLRRGNNVVVIFELESPNPELVVRFVDQPDFTCGPGKSNVHQL, encoded by the exons ATGAAGTATAAGAAGAAGAATCATACCTCAGCGTCAAGCTCCAAATTGTCAACAATGGTGAGGAGGAGAAGCACGACACTCACCTGGTTTTtcctcatctttctctctctaatagCCTTTGGCATCTTTGTCCCTGTCTTTGCTCTTCTACCTCCTCTCTCTTCCCACTCCCCCCACCAACAACAACTGCAGCACCATCCCAGCACCAAAAGG AATCAGGATCATgccaaaaagtttgaaatttcaGAGGACAAGTTCTGGAAGGATGGTCAGCCTTTCCAGATCATTGGGGGTGACTTGCACTATTTCCGGGTTCTTCCTGAG TACTGGGAAGATAGGTTGTTGAGAGCAAAGGCATTGGGATTAAATACGATTCAAACTTATGTTCCCTGGAACCTACATGAACCAAGAGCTGGTATTTTGGATTTTGACGGTATTGCAGATTTGGTTGCATTTCTCAAACTCTCCCAGAAGCTGGGTATTCTTGTAATGCTTCGACCTGGACCATATATATGTGCAG AGTGGGATTTGGGAGGTTTCCCTCCTTGGTTACTTGCCATCAATCCAGCTCCCAGACTACGATCATCAGATCCCATTTTCCTTCAGTTG GTTGATACATGGTGGGGAATCCTGCTTCCAAAGGTAGCTCCCCTTCTTTATGGAAGTGGAGGTCCTGTTATAATGGTTCAG ATTGAAAACGAATTTGGATCATATGGGAACGACAAAGCTTATCTTCATCACCTGGTGTCAGTGGCTAGAAAGCACCTTGGGGAAGATGCAATTTT GTATACTACAGATGGAGGTTCTAGGGAAACACTAGAGAAAGGAACAATTCGTGGAGATGCTGTCTTTTCAG CTGTTGATTTCACTACTGGTGATGATCCTTGGCCTATATTTGAGTTGCAAAGGGAGTTCAATGCCCCCGGGAAATCACCACCACTTTCTTC AGAGTTTTACACAGGCTGGCTTACACATTGGGGAGAGAAGAATGCGCAGACTGATGCTGCTTTTACAGCAGCTGCCTTGAAAAAGATTTTGGAAAGAAATGGTTCTGCAGTGCTTTAT atGGCACATGGGGGAACAAACTTTGGGTTTTATAATGGAGCAAATACCGGTTCAGACGAGTCTGATTACAAGCCTGACCTCACTTCCTATGATTAT GATGCACCGATCAGGGAATCTGGGGATGTAAACAATGCAAAATTCAAAG CAATTAGGAGGGTCGTAGAGCAACACAGTCTAGGATCTATCCCTGCAGTTCCAGCCGATAATGAGAAGAAAGCATATGGATCCATTCACGTAACTAAAACAGGGACTTTATTTGATATGATCCATTACTTTGATGTGGTTGAATCCGAGAGCCCAATATCTATGGAGTCAGCAGGACAG ATGTTTGGATTTATGTTATACGTGACTGAGTATGCTGCAAAAGACAATGGTGGCGGAGTTGTATCCGTACCAAAG GTGCACGACAGAGCCCAAGTTTTTGTAATGTGCTCTTCTGAAGATGGTCATGGAAGACCAAAATATGTTGGCACTTTTGAAAGATGGTCAAATCAACCTCTAACCCTTCCTAATACGAAATGCCGCTCTAACATCAGCTTATTTGTGTTG GTTGAAAACATGGGCCGTCTAAATTATGGACCATATATCTTTGACAGGAAG GGTATTCTGTCTCCTGTTTATCTTGATGGGAGAATTCTCCGAAGATGGAAAATGCATTTGATACCTATAGGAAATCTGAATGAGGTTCCTAAAATCAATCCCATAATTCAGGCTTCACATTCTGGAGTCATTACTATGTCAGCGCACAAAAGATTAAAACCGAAAAAGTCTG GGAATGATTCGAACGTGCCAGCATTCTATGCTGGATATATTTCTATCagcaaagaagacgaaatcaAAGATACATTCATATCATTGAGTGGCTGGGGTAAAGGGATAGTAACTATTAACAATTTCAACATCGGAAGATTTTGGCCG TTAAAGGGACCGCAGTGCAACCTCTATGTTCCTGCTCCTGTCCTTCGTCGTGGGAATAATGTTGTG GTCATATTTGAGTTAGAGTCCCCAAACCCGGAGCTTGTGGTACGCTTTGTTGATCAGCCAGACTTCACTTGTGGTCCAGGGAAATCGAATGTGCATCAGCTTTAG
- the LOC137739696 gene encoding uncharacterized protein has product MAVKPTVALRAMLVGGIAAFAKVAGAVKAAGGAKVGAAAAAMTAAATAAVGTRQDDVKK; this is encoded by the coding sequence ATGGCAGTAAAACCAACGGTTGCCCTGAGAGCTATGTTAGTGGGAGGGATAGCTGCATTTGCCAAAGTAGCTGGTGCAGTCAAGGCTGCCGGTGGTGCCAAGGTGGGTGCAGCGGCAGCTGCCATGACAGCAGCAGCAACTGCAGCTGTAGGAACAAGACAAGATGACGTGAAGAAGTAA
- the LOC137740263 gene encoding mediator of RNA polymerase II transcription subunit 9-like: MSNRTRFLLVQFNLCSLRCTNQSSNLFPFPENLYGGERMEHSYSGGGGGGGSWNMIPSVPTHSNPSTPSSQDHMYLHHQQQQQQQQFQQQQQRLLLQQQQQQQQQQQQQQHHQSLASHFHLFHLVEKLADTIENGTRDQQSDALVSDLKNHFEKCQQLLNSISGSIGTKAMTVEGQKRKLEESEQSLHQRRDLMTKYRKSVEDLLKSEP; this comes from the exons ATGTCGAACCGTACCAGGTTCCTTCTTGTTCAATTCAATCTCTGCAGTCTGCGGTGCAcaaatcaaagttcaaacctTTTTCCATTTCCGGAGAATCTGTACGGCGGAGAGAGAATGGAGCATTCGTACTCCGGtggcggcggaggaggaggaagctGGAATATGATTCCAAGCGTGCCGACTCACAGTAACCCCTCTACGCCGTCGAGCCAGGACCATATGTACCTCCatcatcagcagcagcagcaacaacagcagtttcaacagcagcagcagcgtcttcttcttcaacaacaacaacagcagcagcaacaacagcagcagcagcagcatcacCAGTCGCTCGCCTCACATTTCCATCTCTTCCAT TTGGTGGAGAAATTAGCTGACACGATCGAGAATGGAACTAGGGATCAGCAGTCTGATGCATTG GTTAGCGATCTGAAGAACCATTTTGAGAAGTGCCAGCAGCTGCTCAACTCCATATCTGGATCGATCGGCACCAAGGCTATG ACGGTTGAGGGACAGAAGCGAAAGTTGGAAGAAAGTGAGCAATCGTTGCATCAGAGGAG GGACTTGATGACCAAGTACAGAAAATCTGTTGAAGACCTCCTCAAGTCTGAGCCGTAG
- the LOC137738900 gene encoding LOB domain-containing protein 22-like translates to MSSSSHSHKHTHHISTTTTKTPPTKGNANANTQACAACKYQRRKCASDCILAPYFPHDRQRQFLNAHKLFGVSNIKKIIKHLDQPDKDDAMRTIIFQSDVRANDPVGGCYRIICELQRLIEYNKAELDIVLHQLAICRAQAQEVYQQQHQNPIQMPEIGDQNACDPSIKVDPWSLYGNPMGHFYYIQQPQPPHHAVALQQEQPQQQQQRVPHVFVQNNTNSNNNSDSTNGDPHPYPHQHLYEDLSMWAMQDSVSCLDIKQCGGGMNGITNVCEDLKPFVDQIVCGDDHERNNGEVIDINGDHQQRLLVTNTELLMSS, encoded by the coding sequence ATGAGTAGTAGTAGCCATAGCCATAAACACACTCATCACATTTCCACGACAacaaccaaaacaccaccaaccAAAGGCAACGCCAACGCCAACACGCAGGCTTGCGCTGCGTGCAAATACCAGCGCAGAAAGTGCGCCTCTGACTGCATTCTAGCTCCCTACTTCCCCCACGACCGCCAGCGCCAGTTCCTTAACGCTCACAAGCTCTTCGGTGTCAGCAACATCAAGAAAATCATCAAACACCTTGACCAGCCGGACAAGGACGATGCCATGCGCACCATCATCTTCCAGTCTGACGTTCGCGCCAACGACCCTGTTGGCGGTTGCTACAGAATCATTTGCGAGCTGCAGCGCTTGATCGAGTACAACAAGGCCGAGCTTGACATTGTTCTTCACCAGCTAGCCATATGCAGAGCACAAGCACAAGAAGTTtatcaacaacaacatcaaaacCCGATTCAAATGCCGGAAATCGGAGATCAAAACGCATGCGATCCGTCAATTAAAGTGGACCCTTGGAGCTTGTACGGCAACCCAATGGGGCATTTTTATTACATTCAACAACCTCAGCCTCCTCACCATGCAGTTGCACTGCAACAAGAACAAccgcaacaacaacaacaacgagTGCCTCATGTGTTTGTTCAAAACAATACTAATAGCAACAACAATAGTGACAGTACCAATGGGGACCCACATCCATATCCACATCAACATTTGTATGAAGACTTGAGCATGtgggccatgcaggattctgtGTCTTGCTTGGATATCAAGCAATGTGGTGGTGGGATGAATGGGATTACCAACGTATGTGAGGATTTGAAGCCGTTCGTTGATCAGATTGTTTGTGGTGACGATCATGAGAGAAATAATGGGGAGGTGATCGATATTAATGGCGATCATCAACAAAGGTTATTAGTGACAAACACAGAATTACTCATGTCAtcctaa
- the LOC137739545 gene encoding chaperonin CPN60-like 2, mitochondrial → MYRIASKLASSTSRKLVGSRVISNRNYVAKDISFGVGARAALLQGVSEVAEVVRVTMGPKGRYVIIENTHKDPKVTKDGVTVAKSISFEGKYKNVGADLVKQVAKATNTAAGDGTTCATVLTQAILIEGCKSIAAGVNAMDLRIGINAAVDAVVTDLKSRALMISTPDEITQVATISANGEQEIGELIAKAMEKVGKEGVITVADGNTLDNELEVVEGMKLGRGYISPYFITDPKTQKCELENAQILICEKKISDLNSLVKILELAVNKNRPLLIVAEDVEGDPLAMLILNKHHAGVKICAIKAPGFGENRRASLDDLAVFTGGEVVSEDRGLTLDKVKYEMLGYAKKVTVSLDDTIILHGGGDKKLIEERCEELRTAMDKSDAMFDKEKAQERLSKLSGGVAVFKVGGVSEAEVGERKDRVTDALNATRAAVEEGIVPGGGVALLYAIKSLENLHMQNEDQRRGVQIIQNALKAPTFTIVSNAGFDGALVLGKLLEQDDLKMGYDAAKGEYVDMVKAGIIDPLKVIRTALVDAASVSLLLTTTEAAVVDNPDQKKPPSRVPDMDALGGY, encoded by the exons ATGTATCGAATAGCTTCAAAATTAGCCTCCTCTACTTCCAGGAAACTG GTGGGCAGTAGGGTTATAAGCAATAGGAATTATGTGGCAAAAGATATCAGTTTCGGGGTTGGGGCTCGTGCAGCTTTGTTGCAAGGTGTCTCTGAGGTTGCCGAGGTTGTCAGAGTTACAATGGGACCAAAG GGTCGCTATGTGATTATTGAGAACACTCATAAGGATCCCAAGGTCACCAAGGATGGGGTTACTGTTGCAAAAAGCATTAGTTTCGAGGGGAAGTACAAGAATGTGGGTGCAGATCTTGTGAAACAGGTTGCTAAAGCTACTAATACTGCTGCAGGAGATG GTACGACTTGTGCAACTGTCCTGACCCAGGCAATTCTCATAGAAGGTTGCAAGTCAATAGCTGCTGGGGTAAATGCAATGGATTTGCGCATTGGTATCAATGCGGCAGTTGATGCTGTTGTTACTGATCTGAAAAGCAGAGCATTGATGATAAGCACACCGGATGAGATTACACAG GTTGCAACTATTTCTGCAAATGGTGAACAAGAGATTGGAGAACTGATAGCAAAAGCAATGGAAAAAGTTGGGAAGGAAGGAGTCATTACTGTTGCT GATGGGAACACTTTGGATAATGAATTGGAAGTGGTGGAAGGGATGAAGCTAGGCAGAGGTTATATTTCTCCTTATTTTATCACCGACCCAAAGACTCAGAAATGT GAACTGGAAAATGCACAGATCCTCATTTGTGAGAAGAAAATTTCAGACCTGAATTCACTTGTGAAAATACTAGAGCTGGCTGTAAAT AAAAATAGACCACTTCTTATTGTGGCTGAGGATGTCGAAGGTGATCCACTTGCTATGCTTATACTCAACAAACATCATGCTGGAGTTAAG ATTTGTGCCATCAAAGCTCCCGGTTTTGGGGAAAACAGGAGAGCTAGTTTAGATGATCTCGCCGTTTTTACTGGGGGAGAG GTTGTCAGTGAAGATCGTGGTTTGACTCTTGACAAAGTCAAATATGAAATGCTTGGCTATGCAAAAAAG GTGACTGTCTCTCTTGACGACACAATCATTCTACATGGAGGAGGGGATAAGAAGCTGATTGAAGAAAGATGTGAGGAG ttgAGAACAGCAATGGACAAGAGTGATGCCATGTTTGACAAGGAGAAAGCACAGGAGCGGCTGTCAAAGCTCTCTGGTGGAGTTGCCGTCTTCAAG GTTGGAGGGGTCAGTGAGGCAGAGGTTGGGGAGAGGAAAGATAGGGTAACCGATGCTTTGAATGCTACAAGAGCAGCCGTGGAAGAGGGAATAGTGCCAG GGGGCGGTGTTGCTCTCTTGTATGCTATAAAATCCTTGGAGAACCTTCACATGCAAAATGAAGACCAAAGAAGAGGAGTACAAATAATCCAGAATGCTCTTAAG GCACCTACTTTCACTATAGTTTCGAATGCTGGTTTTGATGGTGCACTTGTTCTTGGTAAATTGTTGGAACAAGATGATCTTAAAATGGGTTACGATGCTGCCAAAG GCGAATATGTTGACATGGTGAAGGCTGGAATCATAGATCCTCTAAAAGTCATCAGAACTGCCTTGGTAGACGCTGCCAG CGTCTCGTTGCTATTGACGACAACGGAGGCTGCCGTGGTGGACAATCCAGATCAGAAGAAACCTCCTAGCCGTGTCCCTGATATGGATGCTTTGGGAGGATATTGA